The genomic interval ATCTGATTATTGGGGGCATAGCACCCTTAAAACTATCATTTTAGGTTTTTCAAAATCAAAGCGCCAAAATTTCAATGAAATGCGCAAAATGGCAATTAATGCCAAAGAAACAAAGCACCTTGTGGAAATGGGAAAGGATGCAGAACACCGTGACGCAGGTCATTATTGTAATGGTTTTTATCTGAAGGATGGTCACGAACACGCCAGTGGATGGCAGATCGTCAAGAATGAACTTTATAGTGGTGTAGAAAGTATTCCATCTGGTGAATGGTGTTTATCTCCTTTTGAAATTTCAACAAAGATAGAAAAGGAAATCGCAAAGCAAACTGAAAATTCAACATTTGAAATTGAAGAACACACGCACACTAAAAAAGGCTTTCAAATGTTTATTGCTGTGCCTCAATTTGAAGCTGAAAGAGAAACCTTTGTAGATTGGCGTGAAAAGGCGAGAGCTTTAGGCGGTTGGTATTCAAAGAAATGGGGAAAGACACCACGAGGTTTTGCATTCAAATCAATAGAAGCAGCAAAAGAGTTTGTTTCTTTGTTTGATCAAGGCACAGATCCAGACGGACCAAACACACCACAGCCTAAAAAGAAAAATGAAACAGTTAAGAAATCACCTTCTAATAAGTTTCGTGAACTAGCCGACAATATGCAAAAACAGATTGACGACAAATTATGTTCAAACCGTTTAGCAAATACTCCAAAGCGTCAAAAAGAAGCTGGATATGCTCGGATCGACGGGAACCATTTAAAACGTACACAACAAGCTTTGCGCATTCTTGCAAACCTTCATGATGAAAATAAAGTTCCTGAAGAATTAAAAAACCTAAAAAGTAAAAAGGCAATTCATGAGCTTACACAAAGCAAATTAGACACTTCAAATTGTGGTTACTATGACACGGCAATTGATACAAACAAACCTTATCATGATACAGCACAGTCGAAAATTTTGTGGAGCTTGCTTGAAGGTCCAAGCGAAGAAGAACAAAAAGCGGAAGCATTGAGACGAGATATTGAAAGTCTCGCATTCTCAAAAATTCCGGGATATTTCCCAACGCCCAAAAGCACAATCAAAAATAAAATGTTGCCATATGCACAAATTGAAAAAGGTATGCGTTGTTTAGAACCTCAAGCTGGAAGCGGTTATATTGCCGATGAGTTAGGCGAGGGCGTTGATTGTTGCGAAGTAAATCACAGCTTACGTGAGATTTTAAAAAAGAAAGGTCATTTCTTAATCGGTGATGATTTCTTGAATTTAGAACCAACACCACTTTATGACCGCATTGTGATGAACCCACCATTTGAAAATGGTCAAGATATTGATCACGTACAACATGCATTTCAATTTTTAAAACCGGGTGGTCGATTGGTAGCGATTACTAGCCAAGGGGCATTCTTCCACAGCACAAAAAAAGCAAAAGCGTTTCAAGAATGGATAAATAACGTTGTTGAACATATGGAAGATTTACCCGCCAGAGAATTTAAAGAAAGCGGAACTAATGTTTCATCAAAATTAATTGTTTTGATGAAATAGAAGGGCGCGAAATTATGAATATATATAATTTTCTAAAAAATGCCTTTGGGCTTTCGTTCTTTCTTTTCTCAATAGTTATTTTCTTTTCAATTCAATAATGGGTGTATGTAACATGTCTAACAAAATTAAAATAGTTTGTACCTCTTGTGGTAATAACGAAATCTTAGTTGATGCATATGCGACATGGAGTATTGAACTGCAAAAATATGAATTAAGCTCAACCTTTGAAAAAGCGCACTGTGAAAAATGCGATTGCATGGTTTCATTTCATGAAGTGAAAATAGATGCTGATCCAGAAGAACAAACTAAGCCGCAAAATACATTACAAAAGATAATGGCTGCGGAAAATATTCTAAACGTTTGGCTTATTGATCATACAGAAAACGTATTTGAAGAATTCCCTGAGATTGATGAAGCGCGACTGTTGTTGTCGGAATGTCTTGAGGTAATGAAATAAAAAAAAATCGGGTGCTGCGGAAAATGCGGCACCTATTTTTTTGTTTTCATTTTTGCGGCATTGCTAATGGCCGCACCCTAATCGGGCGCGAGGTTGTTTAACGCCCCTATGGGGCTTAGGCCCTTCGCCCGAATATTCAATCCCAAGCCCTTCGGGTCAAAAGGGGCTCGTGTCCTCGGCTACGCCTGCGGGCCGCGCAATCGCCCCTTTTGAGGATTGATTATTCTCCTCCGCTTTTTGTCTGCAAGTAAGAAGTCGAAGCGGTATTAACCAAGGAGCTTAAAATGTTTATCATCATCAAAAGAGATATTCCATCTTCCATCAATGAGAACATTATGTGTGACTTTGAAAAGGCAGCAATGCTTCTTACAAAACCTTGTCATATCTCTTTTATCTTCGAAGGTTTCTTTAATGATGATGAAACTCAAATCACAAAAGACAATACAAAATACACTCACCTTGAAGAAAGGTTAGAGCAGTATAAAGCAAAAGCAATCGCAGCACGTCAAAGGAGTGTCGCAATCTTTAAATCAAAACAAGAGCAAGTAGGGTAAAGGAATTATAAAATGATTTATTTCTTCACTAACAATAAGGTCGATAACATCACAAACAGTCTTGATGATCTAGTCGTTAACGATCTTGAAGGGGAACATATTATTACAATTGCCAATAATGGTCTTTGGACAAAAGAGAAGATCGAAAATTTAAACTATAGTGATGTATGGCCAGATGGAATGAATGATAAAGGGGCTAATGCATACTTAGGTGATAAATGGGTTGGGACAACAGAGGATTAAATTATCTAATTCATTAAACAGATTAGGGTGCTGCATTACGCAAGCACCTTTTTTTGTGTCTGACAAAATGAACGAAAAATAGAAACAGTAAACATCAATTCCAATTGCGCAAAGCGCGTAGACTTTCTTAGTTTCCACGATTTTAAAATGTAAAATGATGTGAGGTGGTGTTTTAAAAACTTGCATTAAAGCCCCTCGCGACCTGAAGACAAAATATTATAAGCATCCGATGAGGCAATGCGGTTTCAACTATCTACATTCCTAAACCAATACAATGCGTTGATGTGGATATATGGACAATCGCAAGCGAACGGTAAAGTTACCCACCCCCTTCGGGCATGGATAACTATACCTTTGACCACATATCCACATTAGAACACAACAACTCATGATGAGAGTTGCAGAAAAGGTATGTTGATTTTTTAATAATTATTCTCGCTGAATGCGATGCTCTTACGATCATCGCGGGCGGGGCGGGGGTGTGGCAAATTCGGTAAGGCCGCTTCGCGAACTTATCATTTTCCGAATTTGCCACACCCCCGCCAAGGCGCGCCTCTTTAGCAATGAGGGCATTGCGGCGCGCCTATGGCCTGTGGATATATGGACAATCGCAAGCGAACGGCACAGTTACCCACCCCCTTCGGGCATGGATAACTGCACCTTTGACCACATACCCACAGGCCACAACAACCCTTTGATGAAGCGCTACGCGCAAGTTGTTTGTTTGTCTGAAGTCAACTCGTGTCTCCCTTTGGAGACAATACGGTTTTTCACCTGATGTATGACCTAAACAAAGAAAAGGGAATGAGTATGTAAGTTACCGTTCTGGCGTTAATACGACGTAGGAGTATTTCTTGACGACATGCGCACTTATTGTATAATGCTTCCACTTCGTGAAAACATTATACGTGGGCCTACGGCGTTTTATGGGTTGGATACATTATCAGCGGCAAGTTATTTACCGACATGGAGGTAATCTCCAATCAGTTGGTAATGCTGCATATATCCATCGTCGCGAAGGATATGACACGCTCAATAGAGAGCATTTCAATTACACAGATAGAGATGATCTTTTGTCTTCAGGAATGACAGTTCCAGATGATGCACCAGAGTGGATTAAGCAACATGCGCGTGATGGAAGTTATGTTGAGTTCTGGGAAGATATTGAAAATCGTGAAAATCAATATTTAGAAAACCGCTGGCACAAACAAACCAGTGACACGATTTTAGAAAAACAAGCAAAGGCAATGTCTTATTTTCGTGAGATCGTTGCTATTCCAAATGAGCTTAATAAAGAACAGTCTGTTCGCTTTATTGAAGATTTCATAAAAGAGAGTTATGCGGATAGAGGCATAGTCACACAGCACGCAATCCACTGGGAAGATAATAATCCACACGCACACATCATGGGTGTTGTGCGCAAGGTTAATGAACAAGGTCTTAGTTCACGCCATGCAGATTTTGGTTCTACATTTTTTAAACAACGCGATTTACTGGAATTGTCTCGTAAGACATATGCAGATATCGGAAACCGTCATTTAGTGGAAGCAGGACATGAACCACGCTTAGATCATCGTTCTTACAAAGATCAAGGTTTGGATATCGAACCAACTGTGCATGAAGGATATCATGCGCGAAAGATGCATGAAGAAGGGAAAACATCAAAACTCGTAAGTGAGAATGATCGTATCAGAGCAGATAGGGCCGCTAAGTTCGATAAAGTAGCGGATATGATTGTTAAGGATATCAATCTCACCAAGGCGACATTTACAGAAGCAGACCTTATGCGCCAAGTATCAAACGTTGTTGGTGAGGATTTGACCGCCTATAACGTTCTATCTGCTAAGGTTATGGCACATCAAGACCTTGTGAAAGTTGGTGTTGATCTACGTGGAAAAGATCGTTTCTCAACAATTCAATATGTTGAAACAGAGAAAAAGATGTTTGCGGCCTTGGATCGTTTGCAAGCACAAGAAACAGCCATTTCAATCAATCATGAACGAGTGAATGAGAAGATTGCAAAAGATTTCTCTTTTCTAAATAGGCAACAGCGAAGAGCAATCGAACGTATTATTTCTAAAGAGAGTATTGTTGTCATTGAGGGTAGGGCTGGTTCCGGTAAGACAACACTTGTGGAAGTCGCAGCTGATGAACTGAAAACATCCGGTTATAAGGTTCGTGGTATGTCACTTGCCGGGGCGGCAGCAGAAAATCTTGAATTAGAGGCAGGCGTTAAATCAACTACAATTGATAAGTTCCTCTATCCAGACAAGCTGCGTGAAGATGCAGAGGTTGCTTTGCAATCTGGCAAGAAAGATTTAGCGGCAGCATTGATTGAACGTGCAGAGCGTCTTGAGATTGATCAGAAGCTTCTTCCCAATGAAGTTGTCTTTGTCGATGAAGCGGGTATGTCTGGCACTAAACATCTTGAAAAGGTTCTCACTAAAATTGCCGATGCAGGGGCCAAGGCGGTTCTTATTGGTGATAGTGCGCAGAAAAAGTCAGTTGCGGCGGGTGGAGCCTTTGAGGAGATATCCAGACGAACAAACGCAACTATTCTTTCTGATATTCGTCGTCAGAACATTGAATGGCAGAGAGAAGCTAGTATCAATCTTTCAGATGGTGATGTTCGTAAAGCCCTTCACGCATACAATGATCATGATCGTGTTTTCATTGGTTCACGCCAAGAGATGTTTGAAAATCTCGTTGGTGATTATGTCGGCTCATTGCAGGGTGAAATCAAGAATACTGCCGAACGTTTGACGATGGCCGCGACGAATAAAGACGTTGGTGAATTGAATGCAGCTATTAGGGAAAGGCTTGTTGAAAGAGAACTTATAGAGAATACACATAACATCCGTGGGCGAGATTGGGGTGTTAATGATCGTATCGTATTCCTGAAGAATGAAAATAACGATCTTAACGTGAAGACTCTTTCAGGTGATGGGGTAGGGGTCAAGAACGGTTCATCCGGTTTCGTTGAACAGATCTTTGAAAAAGGCAAGGCCGTTTACTTTGATGTTCGCCTAGATAGTTCAGAACGATTAGTGCGTTTTCGCGCAGATCATGGAAACGTCAATTTCAATCATGCCTATGCTGTCACAATTGATAAAGCGCAGGGTAAAACCGTTGACCGGGCCTTCCTATGGTCATCTGAGCATATGAGAAGTGATGCAGCCTATGTAGGTCTGACACGCCACCGGGACGATGTGAAACTTTATGCTGATGATCATCTTATAGCTGGTGATGTTGATGATCTGGCCAGTGTCTTTAATCGCACAGACAATAAAGATCTGGTTTCTGATTATAACCCGCCAGATAATCTTGTGGGTGTTCAGCAAGATATGAACCGTTTCCGTGAAATCGGTGATGAACTTAAATCCATGTATTCCGATATGCAATTGGAGGCCTTGGAGCAGAATAAAGAATTTTATGAACTGGAAGGCTTTGAAACTTTCTCTGAGTTAAGTGCAGAACGAAATGACCTGGCAAGGCGGGCATTAGATGATTGGAAAGACTATGCAAAGGCTGTTCGTCAAATTAACGTGACACAGGAACAGCTAAAAGTTCTCGTCGGTGATATGGATAAACCACTTACGAAAATTGAAAAGGTCGCCTTTGAACAGTTGCGTGATTACGCCGATGTAACAGAACATGCGCGAGACCTCTGGAATGAAATTAAGGTAAGTCATCCTGGTTACGCTAGCCGCTTGCATCCTAAATGGCAAGAGTACGACCAATTGCGCCTGGAACGTAATGGCTACGCTCATAAGTTCCTTCAGGAAAAAGAACTATACGGTCCATTGGTGAAGTTTGTTAAAGACAAAGCGAAGGATCAAAAAAGTCCACATGCGATGGTCAAGAATGGAGAAAAGCCAAAACAGCGCATTAGCTGGAAGGGGATCAAGTCACAGGCGCAGCAATATGAAAGTGTCATTGATCTGCGTAAAATTAAAGTAAGTGCAGA from Candidatus Terasakiella magnetica carries:
- a CDS encoding SAM-dependent methyltransferase — encoded protein: MKTSNVINFPTKIETLTLGLPVVSTHGHKEGYIVDVRELKNKTCMLIGSGMKPEKHEYQVAWCDDKKQPHSLDWYLESLTLEFAENAVNQNLFMSLTELEIAFYQTGAAAATADRRRKQEHEQNLKAVERASFLLDAEDKFKEATKQLGQEPKSIIVAELIQNKSDLQSDYWGHSTLKTIILGFSKSKRQNFNEMRKMAINAKETKHLVEMGKDAEHRDAGHYCNGFYLKDGHEHASGWQIVKNELYSGVESIPSGEWCLSPFEISTKIEKEIAKQTENSTFEIEEHTHTKKGFQMFIAVPQFEAERETFVDWREKARALGGWYSKKWGKTPRGFAFKSIEAAKEFVSLFDQGTDPDGPNTPQPKKKNETVKKSPSNKFRELADNMQKQIDDKLCSNRLANTPKRQKEAGYARIDGNHLKRTQQALRILANLHDENKVPEELKNLKSKKAIHELTQSKLDTSNCGYYDTAIDTNKPYHDTAQSKILWSLLEGPSEEEQKAEALRRDIESLAFSKIPGYFPTPKSTIKNKMLPYAQIEKGMRCLEPQAGSGYIADELGEGVDCCEVNHSLREILKKKGHFLIGDDFLNLEPTPLYDRIVMNPPFENGQDIDHVQHAFQFLKPGGRLVAITSQGAFFHSTKKAKAFQEWINNVVEHMEDLPAREFKESGTNVSSKLIVLMK
- a CDS encoding AAA family ATPase — its product is MGWIHYQRQVIYRHGGNLQSVGNAAYIHRREGYDTLNREHFNYTDRDDLLSSGMTVPDDAPEWIKQHARDGSYVEFWEDIENRENQYLENRWHKQTSDTILEKQAKAMSYFREIVAIPNELNKEQSVRFIEDFIKESYADRGIVTQHAIHWEDNNPHAHIMGVVRKVNEQGLSSRHADFGSTFFKQRDLLELSRKTYADIGNRHLVEAGHEPRLDHRSYKDQGLDIEPTVHEGYHARKMHEEGKTSKLVSENDRIRADRAAKFDKVADMIVKDINLTKATFTEADLMRQVSNVVGEDLTAYNVLSAKVMAHQDLVKVGVDLRGKDRFSTIQYVETEKKMFAALDRLQAQETAISINHERVNEKIAKDFSFLNRQQRRAIERIISKESIVVIEGRAGSGKTTLVEVAADELKTSGYKVRGMSLAGAAAENLELEAGVKSTTIDKFLYPDKLREDAEVALQSGKKDLAAALIERAERLEIDQKLLPNEVVFVDEAGMSGTKHLEKVLTKIADAGAKAVLIGDSAQKKSVAAGGAFEEISRRTNATILSDIRRQNIEWQREASINLSDGDVRKALHAYNDHDRVFIGSRQEMFENLVGDYVGSLQGEIKNTAERLTMAATNKDVGELNAAIRERLVERELIENTHNIRGRDWGVNDRIVFLKNENNDLNVKTLSGDGVGVKNGSSGFVEQIFEKGKAVYFDVRLDSSERLVRFRADHGNVNFNHAYAVTIDKAQGKTVDRAFLWSSEHMRSDAAYVGLTRHRDDVKLYADDHLIAGDVDDLASVFNRTDNKDLVSDYNPPDNLVGVQQDMNRFREIGDELKSMYSDMQLEALEQNKEFYELEGFETFSELSAERNDLARRALDDWKDYAKAVRQINVTQEQLKVLVGDMDKPLTKIEKVAFEQLRDYADVTEHARDLWNEIKVSHPGYASRLHPKWQEYDQLRLERNGYAHKFLQEKELYGPLVKFVKDKAKDQKSPHAMVKNGEKPKQRISWKGIKSQAQQYESVIDLRKIKVSADDIAFSNIDKVETYIDARSLAANTYEELKDQKIATKSPIFEIEGYSKWREQMAKVERMAFTLREDGQTDIWRLHGIKETEIHRHARNHELRLAIDDYNQVPTNDYKTRDAKAFGIESIVAQDPEKRAGKAVVGLAKEVESDYWKIKRHAAYHELRGLDRVGDKIDAGRIMEHYDRASRAVSELRKEAKRAGLKPWGDLYGDRHRDLIKQREKAAWTIHNRGLESVATKSSKYPEMFRKDVLSHGIRNALEGYKKAEEIGQLQVRDKKAAEVMQRLNQHPAYKIAKHMGGYAWSEGVSLYSVKENAYFHTMRNIALSKGHEQVAKVVDATQEYMNIRRRVGLAGDIMAKTGNKELFKKELHLRNKQASKIVELGGSEFTTKLGLKPEQVKEQAKAYRLDKAITAYTKADELKLNKGRIALDIVRYGVDVTGKFDKETAQLLKRTGIEQEVLKRDASNAIMRDRIQQGKDADGKPAQTVRDQINDHKFKDAFAEDRQTANKHRNAFEALEKETRELKDYYRQKQATDAVQKSLKPMKAIVKGLDLDGP